The window acacagcagcagcattgcATCCCGTTCACTTACAGCTGCTTCAGGCACGAGGCTACACAATGTCACACTGGGACGCAGCAACTAgcggcgctggcggcggtggcgaaGGGACATACTCGCACCGCCTTGGTTCTCTGTTGCAGTTGGAAACGTGTCAGGACCTGGTGTATCACCTTGCCCCCGGGACTCTGGGATTTTTGTCTCGAGAGTCATTTATCCTCTGGGCCTCCGAAAGGGTTATCTCGGACCCAGCTATGACGCTGGACGCTGGAAAGGCGGGTTTGCCCGAGCCAATCGCTCGGTCGGGACTCGAAAGAAAAGCAACAAGGGGACTTGACCGAGGTGCCGTAGCGCCGGGTCAAAGACGAAAAAGCTCACCCACGCACGGTGAGGAAAAACATCCAGACCGGGTCGTCCTTTTGCTTGTGGATTCGGGGTTGCTGGGGAGCGAACCTCTGTATGTCACAGTGTGTGGTCGAGCGAGCCGAGGCTGCGAGTATCCGGTGTCAGTCAAAGTATGTCCCTTTCCTCCTGTCGTCATGCCGTCGACCTCGAATACGATGATATGATAACCGCGAGACTTGGGGCTGAAAAAACGACAGAAGCTGTACGCCCGTAACCACCTGAGGGAGAGACGCTCGAAAGCTAATTCCTTGGCTGTTGGGTATTGTGTTACTCTCACTTCTCACCATGTTGCTGTCAAAACAGCGGAGAGCGTCCGCCACAGTGTGGGATGGACAAGCAGCACACGCAGTTGTGGCTGCGAGTACCTACCTGAATGTGCTCGACTAGACACAGCCCCCCAGCACACACGCGCGCTTGACCCTTAGGAGAATTCCGCGCAGAATAATATTTTTCATGCTGTTTCTCGTAGATTCCTTGCTTAAAAATTCCAAGCAGCTGGGCGGTTCTCTAGCGGAGGATATCACGGCCTTGCCAGTTGGCACAGTTCCTCTACTTACATCCAATGATGAGGATTTCCGTGTGTGTGGGATTTCCGGtcccagcagcggcagcagcggcaaccGGCACACTACGGCTGAGAaaatgggaggaggtgaggtaAAGTAAGATAATGTACTGCCTGTCGCTTCCCGCGAGAGGAGCCCCCCCGTTATCTACCGACCTCACTCAGATCCAACCCCTTGGACgctgggtgatgatgggcggCGGCCCGTTTGACCTGGAGCGGACCGGGGAGAGGGGATCGTACAGGTGCCGCACGGAGGGTTTTATGTACGAAGGGGATTATCTCGATCTCGGAtgctcccccttccccaagatATTGGTGAGTATATGTGTCCAAGCGTGCTCATGATATATTGACCTTTCGGTCTAATATATTCTTTgtgctcttttcttctttcttctaCTCTATACGGTTGTCTGGGGAATGGTTTCATAGCAATGCCCATATCCGAGATATTGGGGTCTCAACACCCCTCAcaatttttttttcattttcttttctttgcgGAAATGTTTCATGTTACGCCATGTTGTAGATTAGAGTAGAGCATGGTAGACATGAACACGTAAGCCCCATTTTGTACTGTTTCGTTGTCAATCTTTCTCTATTCCCATCTTGATTATCATTATCGCccagaaaagagagagagagaacgtCATAAACTTCATCCACACCTTCCctatggtggtggtctctgAAAACGGGATCATCGCCCAGACGGCATCCTACATAATCACCcttttttccccccttcGCCTCCTCGCGCATCTGCGGGATATGTAATGCGAGGGGCCGCGGGTCGCGCCCGACGCACAGATATGGTACATGCTTAATGCTGCCGGTaaagggagagagggggggaagaggaaaacTCAGAGTTTGgaaacatcctcatccacctccccaaaaatGTTCAGAAAGGCGGTATGCACCTCATCAGTGAGGTCACTGGCTTGAAGACTGCGGCCTCTTTTGGCAAAGGCAAGGCGGGAGCACTCCTACATGGCTTTTCGTCAGCGCTTGTTCATCTAGAAGCATGATATCTTTCATAtcctcaagaagaaaaaagaaaaaggcacTCACTCTCGTAATCGcactccccccaaaaaccgccaaccccgccgtctcctcctccttcatcttgtgtTTAACATCCCACAACCCCTCATGATAAgccttcctccaccccaaaaaaGTAGCAATACTCCCCGTGAGCGTATCCCCCTGCCCACcactcctcttcttcccgcCCTCCAAGTCAACACTATACGTTACTGTCCCGTTGCTGAGGTGAtcttttccccccttttgcaaaaccaacacccctcccaactccCTAGCCAACCGTTCCACTCTATCTGtctccttgccctcctttgccacctccttctctaTATTCAGTGCCTTGGCCAGTCTCTCAAACTCAACTACGTTGGGGGTGAGGACAGCCTCTTGGTAACCCCTTACAAGGTCGGGGTCGTtgcagatgaggaggagggcgtcaGCGTCGAGGACTATGGGCATGTTTTGTTTCTTAGCCGCTTGGATGACCAAAGCAACGGTTTTTTGCATGAGGGGGTCACGGCCTAAGCCGGGGCCGATGACAAGGACAtggaggcgggagaggagggggatgattCTCGAGGCGATTTCGGACGGGTCGGTGTCGTGTttgctggcggtggaggggtcgcTGTCCTCGCCGGCGGgtttggcgggggaggaagggagggagcGCATCAGGGGGTGGACCATTAGGTTGGGGGAGTAGGTTTTGATTACGGTTGCTGCGGTGGGAGTGCAGATTACATGG is drawn from Podospora pseudocomata strain CBS 415.72m chromosome 1 map unlocalized CBS415.72m_1, whole genome shotgun sequence and contains these coding sequences:
- a CDS encoding uncharacterized protein (COG:G; BUSCO:EOG09263Y3L; EggNog:ENOG503NUFF), yielding MSSSGTPNSEASMSSATKEILGRVRQLIPPMLERFHKGQMGRVAVIGGSEDYTGAPYFSAMASARLGCDLSHVICTPTAATVIKTYSPNLMVHPLMRSLPSSPAKPAGEDSDPSTASKHDTDPSEIASRIIPLLSRLHVLVIGPGLGRDPLMQKTVALVIQAAKKQNMPIVLDADALLLICNDPDLVRGYQEAVLTPNVVEFERLAKALNIEKEVAKEGKETDRVERLARELGGVLVLQKGGKDHLSNGTVTYSVDLEGGKKRSGGQGDTLTGSIATFLGWRKAYHEGLWDVKHKMKEEETAGLAVFGGSAITRECSRLAFAKRGRSLQASDLTDEVHTAFLNIFGEVDEDVSKL